A region of the Hydra vulgaris chromosome 12, alternate assembly HydraT2T_AEP genome:
GCTTACGACAGTCAAGCTTGTGCTTGTTGCTAAAGATTGTTTTGGAAAAGATTGTCTTTGTTTTCCGCGTGccagttttgcttttttattttgtaaatacttGATTACACAGTTTGGAGTTTTTTCTAAacattaaccttttttttaatatataaaatcgactttagcagtttaaaaataacttattttttattattattcatcgTTTTATTTAGAAGTCACATATCGTTTCagattattatttaagattATGGAATAAGGGCATGACATTATGTTGTAACGAGAATTATTTATATGATAACATTATTGAATAAAAGTCgataaaaatatgcaaagtatTATTTTTGGGGACGAGACGAAGTAGAACTTTTTTTGCACTTTAATAAGTCAGTAATTccaatttagttaattttaacaCTGTTTTATTACTACGCAGGTTACAAACACGTTTCAAAGCTCTTTAATCCTTTAGATTCGTTGTTATAATGTGTGTTTTTGGcatattgaaataaagtaatCCTACAGATTTAGGACGCACGAAATTCCGACTTTACTTTATCGCAATTAAAAATCATATAGGCTGTATTGTTGTACCTATGTCGGTTTACAATTTTGAACTGAACAGACGTTTTAAAGagctaataaaatattaaaatgtcataaatagAATGTAAAGTCATAAATTATAATGACAAATTGAAAAGTTTATGGATTTATAAGAGAGTCAAACGTTCAAAATTGAACGGCTGGTTTtattttgacaaagttttatttttgtttccagccgttcaatttttactttttttacaattttatatctAGGATATCGGTCTGCATCGAATATATCTTTAAGTGATTTACAATCACCTCTATGTTTTGTGTATTGTAATCTGTTTATTCTTACTGAACGTTTAAACATTGTAAGCGTACCAGCTGACTCCATTACTCTAGCACTTCTCTTATGGTTGATGTTACAGTTATTTGAAGCATGCAAGATATTATAGGCTGGAGATTCTTTTTTAACTCCCAGTATTTGcaatctttacattttttggACAGTGTTTTGCTATCTGTTAATTTACCGTTTGAATCAATAGTCACCACGCTTTTCAAGAATGAGTATCCACGTTTTTGCCGTGTACCTTCTTCACTAACAGTTATATCGTATCATTTTCCACAAACATGGGCTAATCAATTTGAATATTGTTTTCTGTGCATTTTTGTAATGCTTTTTacatatcaatattttaaaacattgatgtcaatattttttaatatatcaatatTCAAAAACACAATATTCAGagttatttataattgtattatgGCAACGGTTggatttattttgaaatgtgAATGTTGTTGCTTTATCTATATCTGTGTCTTGGCTTTTCCTAAAAGCTTttctaaaagtttgtttttatgttaacCCTACGTTTTTTTGCTCAAGACTTTTTTTCTATCAGATGACCCATATTAAAGTTGTAATATAAGGTTAGCAGACTTTAACATCCCTTAGAATTAGGCCGTATTTTTCGGTTGccgtattatttttaattttatatattgtcgCCGACGTCCCTATGGTTAGCAATATAAAGTAGAAGTTAAAAGTACTCCTCGTTTTCAAAATCCAAACGGTTGCCGTAATTATAGCTTGTATAATTTTAACTGATAAAACAGATgttatatcattatattatcaatatagAGTAGACGACAAAGATATAACTCGCTCTGTACTTTTGATTTCTATTACTTTATTTGTAACATACATTTAACAAGTACGCATACGTTTGCGTACTTTTAACTtctaaaacagattttatatcattatattacCAATATAGAATAGACGACAAAGGTATAACTCgcgctgtacttttgacttctattgcTGGATTTGTACTTTTAATACCTCTAGTTTAATTGCTGTACTTTTGATTTCTATTTTATGGTTCGTACTTTTAACATCgctacttttgacttctattgcatgatttttttttttaacatcgcAATTAGAATGACTCAAAGACGCCACTAATCAAGCAAATATGGGAAATGATGAAAGCTTTCAAGTTGTATGGCCCAAAATACCAAATCACTTgagtaaaaagaaaatttatattttcgaCATGACAAAtacaatattgtaaaataaaataacacataacaaatagcaataaatagttttggaatgttaccaataaacaaagttaataCCATAATAGGATTGAATTCCAGCTCTTTTTCTaaactgttggctaatgatcaataaagtaaatttggaATCATCAAaatatactaaattaaaaccatatttccgTAGTAGgcaaactaaaacaaaacagtcgaatatttaaaaaatggcagaactaaagaattaaataaacaaacaaacaaattaataaaaagtagactATCAGAGTCTACTTTGTATTTAGTAATTCAATCTTTGAAGCATTTCAGCGAAAGGCTTCCATCAATAacagtaataaatattataaatatatacataaataaataaataaaaaataaatattaaaaagtattttacatagtaataaaaaacttaattgaagCTCATTTATTGCTTGAATAACTTcaattaggaattttttttacattttcactTACCAAAATTATGAcaaatgtttatcaactttaagatctaaatttataagtaacaatCACGCTACCAATATCTTggttaaaattgaatttattcaattttaatcaATGAGGATACATACTTGAAAAAGTTGAACTGTTCAAAAactcaaaactaaatttattcatttcatTATGATAACATGTAAGAATTcttacaatttataataaatcatgttaaataaggctaatgaaatcaaaagaaaactccttttttattgtaaagaatagtattaatacaataaaacttgcacaacaataacaaaaccATGGTGATCTACGGTTCtttaaaaagaagacaatatcTGGAATATTTTCACACATTCTGTGGAACCACTGTTTACATCGATTACACTGCgctatttgtttatttttgttttgattttccaTGGGATTTCAAGGCATCCTACACTGCAAAACAGCTCaaattaaaagtctttttgaAAGCATCTCTTGCAGCTTGCTAACGATTAAGGGAacgaaaaaactttattaactttaaagcAATGTAACATGTGTCCTTATTTCTGATATAGAAAATGTACATTGTCTGGTTTTGTTTTTGTACTAGCAAGATGATATATAAAAGCAATAGCAAAGACACCACGATCCTCTCCATTTAATCGTTGTTGCACTGGTAATGCGCAAACAGTTAATTTGTCATATGTGCATTTCATGATGGACATATCTGTTGTATTATACTGTTAGCAACTTTACCATAAATAAACTGTCCATCAAGAAAACCTCACCTGGTTTACAACCATATGTTGAAACTGCTACCTAGTGATTACAACCATTATGCAAAAGTTGAACAAAGGGTTTATTTATGTAGGTACTTATGTAGGCAAGATTTGCCCGAGCACAGTGTCTTGAAGGTCATTTACttctttgaaatgttttaaaagatatttttaacattgtCAGATAGCCATTCATTGTTTAATATATCTGAAAAGTCGCTCTgaccaaaatttattttacttatgcAGTATTTTTGATCTGTATCTACATTTTCATCATCACTGAAATTATTATTGTGTTATCTGCAAATTCAATTAAGTTTACGTAGtctatcaaattattatttataacctcAGCTTTTACGTTGCTTTTTTTCTCTGGTTACAAGGTTACTTCAATTTTGGAAGCTGCCAataacttttcctttttttcccCAACACGTTTATTTTGCGtacacttttttttaggtactGGTAGCTTATGATAGTTAATGGAGCTTTTCgttattggtatttttttaattttattaggtaGTAGGGGCAAGCAACTTTCTTTGAGTAGATCACTTTTCACACTTGAGATGAGATTGTTTAACTCTTTGTATGTATTTTCAAGGAGACCAGTATCATGTTCAATTAAGAAACTCAGACCCTTCGATGTGTTATCAACTTCCTTACGAGTTCTCCCTAAATCAGTCTATGTATGTACTGAGGCCCTCGCGTGCAGTATAactgatatatacatatacatatacatatatatatatatatatatatatatatatatatatatatatatatatatatatatatatatatatatatatgaatatatatatatatgaatatatatatgagtatatatatatatacacatatatatatatatatatatacatatacatatatatatatatatagatatatatatatatatatatatatatatatatatatatatatatatgaatatatatatatgaatatatatatatatatacacatatatatatatatatacatatacatatatatatatatatatatatatatatatatatatatacatacatatatatatatatatatatatatatatatatatacatacatacatatatatatacatatatatatatatatatatttatatatatatatatatatatatatatatatatatatatatgtatatatatatatacatatatatatatatatatatatataatatatatatatatatatatatatatatatatatatatatatatatatatatatatatatatatatatatatatatatatatatatatagggtttaGGTTAGGGAAGGGATCAAATTATTCTCACTTTTCCTCCTTTTCCCTcttctttttgtataaaaacacACTTAAAAAAAGGTAACATTTTTTATCACGTTTTGCTGACTATAATTGAAAGAATGAAGTGTAGGAGGCCAAAATAGTCTAAAAAGGTAAACTATCTTACTATATTAGGAATTTAATTAGTAACTGACcaattattaaacataaaatacctTTTAAGGGTTGTCAATTCCACGtggtacataaaaaaaataaattagaagtGTGTTATATAGTGGGGTTATATGAGATACCTAAATGGGTGTAATATGGGATACCATTCCATATTACCCACGTTATTTCCATTATTTTCTTttcatctttttatattttcaatgcTAATTCTGCTTTTATTGTATTGTCAGTATTGAGCTAGCCAGGAGTTTCATTGACATTAATTATTAGTCTGGGTGTGTTAAGTATTAACTTgaggttaaaaaataaacaatttataaccaattttgttattcatgaaaaaaaaagctaaaaaacctACAACAGTTTCTCATTAGTATAAACCACCTTAAGATCCAACAGTTCTGTAAAATTGTTCAGAATTTTAAAGTGCATTAATTAAATAGACACAAACAACTTCCTTTAGTCATATTATTCGTCATAATGATAAatgtgttaatttttaaaacttctctttacgctaaaaaattttatcatttttagatatattttttctttaatacatcTTTGATTGGGGTCGCATTCAGGAATAGCACATTGAAAATAGACTCTTATGTgtttaactcttttttaaaaactacatttttatgtttttattttaaaaatccttaAGAGGTTTAAAATTCTAGAAAATAAAACGTATAAAAGTTctcactcttttttttttggtcatttttaTAGATGCCGAGaacatttgaaacaaaaatgtgAGGCAACAGTGGTCAGCAGAAGCTATGACAGCAGCTATTAATGCcgttagaaaaaaagaaatgggCTATCTAAAAGCTAGCAAAGTCTTCAATGTCCCTCGGTCAACTCTTGAACGCAAGGTAAATTGCAACGATCATCCAGTACAAGAATTGACCAGTCTCCCACTTGGACGAAAACCGATTTTCTCTTCCAAATTTGAATCAGATCTGGCTGATAACATAGTAGAAATGGAAGCCAGGCTTTTTGGTCTTACCAGCTTAGATGTCCGTAGACTGGCCATTCAGCTTGCAAAAATTAAAGGTATTCCCAACCGTTTTAACTCTGCAAAAGAAAGAGCTGGAAAAGACTGGCTAGCATCGTTTTTAAGACGACATTCACACTTAACGGGTGATGCGGAAGTTCTCGGACAAAATAAAAACgtcaataacttatttataaataaaaaaacaaactactattatattttttttaaataaagcatttatcttttaataaaaatatttttttttatgtgaaaaaacACCACCATCTGCAATTGAACTCAATTTTGCTCTGACGCCTTTCATATGCGactgtaaaaaagtttaaatcaatTTCTTGCAGTTTTAGTTTAATGCGATTAATCAAAACTTGCTCTGTTGAAGCTTGCCAATCTCCCTCGTAAACCTTCTGTGCCAAATGTCcccaaaaattttcaattggtCGTGCTTGAGGCACATTTGGGGGATTGGATTTTTTATCAACGTAATAGACATATTGGTCCATCCAATTTTGAGAATCTTTAGAATAATGAAAACTTGCTAAATCTGaccaaaataaatagttaaagtCTCCATCATACTTGTGAATAAATGGAAGAAGTCGTTTTTCTAAACATTCATTATTATAGATTGATGAATTGATCGCTACAGCCTTGGAAGTGCGAAACAATGGCTCGGACATACCACGGTCAGATATGGCTATccacattaataatttttttggaaatttctcTTTTCCTATATAACGAACTCTTTCTGGGCAtgtctttttgttgtttgtGTAGTATCCAGAATTTCCAGGCATGCTGTCCCCtgcaaaacaaaagtatttttcgtCATCGATGACTAGAAGCGATTTTGTGTTATAGAGTTGGTTAACTAGTTTCCTGCTTCTTTTCTTTGCCTTTATTTGTTGTTCTATAGTGTATTTTGGAGTCTTTTCAcgttttctatatttaatattcatttttttaactgacGACCAATTGTCGATTGATTTACACCgaatttaataccttttttctCTGACTGGCCCCTTTTCGATTGTTGACAAGTCTCGTTAATTCGGCTTTCTTTTCTCTAGTCCAGGATGTCGGACGACCAGGGTGCTTTCTATCAGAAAACGATTGAACAGCTTCAAGTCTTTTTAGGTTATCATATACTGTATTTCGAGCAAATCTTtccttttcaaaatgatttacgtttttttttttatatatattagatttatttacaaaaaacattattagtCGCTTTCGAAAAGATTCTCGTTCAGCTGCATTTAACCTcgttttaaataattgtgtttcaaataaaaaaagtttatattttatagaacgTTTATGCCTACTCATAAAACCTAATTATTATGCTCCAAAACCTAATTATTATGCTccaaaaactaattattatgcTCAAATAATGAAATTAGGATTTGTCCGATAACTTTCGCATCACCCGTTATCTATAAGAACCCCAGAATCCACTTCCATTTCAAGAGCTACAGCATTTAACAAAGTAAATGTGGgcaaattttttgactttttggaAAGGGAAATCGATGAGAAGAAATTTAAacctcattaaatttttaatgtggaTGAAAAGGGCATTACCACTGTTCAGTCCAATAATGCCAAAATAATATCACTGAAAGGGAAAAAACAAGTTGGTATCCTTTCTTCAGCTGAAAGAGGACGGTTGGTTACTACAATACTTTGCATGAGTGCATCTGGGATATATATCCCACCTATGTTTATTTTTCCTCGGCAGCGCATGAAAATGGAGTTAATGGACGGCGCACCAGCAGGATCTACTTATGCCTGTCATAAGACTGGCTGGATTCAACTTGAATTGTTTACCCAATGGCTCAGACTATTCATTGAATGTGTAAAGCCTAGTCAGGAAAGCTCTGCTTTACTTATATTAGATGGTCATGCCTCACATACCAAGCATTTGGAGGACATTAATTTGGTTAGacaacattttataacaattatctTTCTCCAACCGCACTGCACTCACAGAATGCAACCTCTTGATGTTGCATTTATGAAGCCGTTATCTACTTATTATGACTTCGAGATTCAGATGTGGCTCCGCTCACATCCTGGGCAAATCGTCACAGAATtccaaataacttttatatttgcGAAGGCCTATCTGCGCACTGCCAGTCTCACAACAGCAGTTAATGGATATGAAAAGACTGGAATTTGGCCATTGAATAGGAATGCATTTGAGGAGTGGGAGTTTTAGGCGGCAGAAACAGCAGAAATGCCTGCCCCTGAAATTGATATAACCATTCAATCGCAACATCCGCCAGTGGCCAGCACCTCTAGTGATACACCCATGTTGGCTAATGACATAAGTCCTTACCCCGTAGCCAAAGAAAGGGTGAACAGAACCAGAAGGCGTAAGGGATTTACTGCCGTGCTGACAAGTTCCCCTTACAAACAGTCGCTTAGTGAGAAGcctgaaaaaaatgaaaagacaaaaggaaaatcaaatttgaaaaaaaaacttttttaagccgaaaataaaaagtcaaaacaaACAGGCGCAACAATGACGAGTGCGTTAATGGTTGATAATGACACTCCATGCAAATACTGTACTGGCTTATTCTCGGAAGATGGCCAAGGAGAGCAGTGGGTCATGTGTCAAACTTGCAGAAAATGGGCCCTCACAGAATGTGCAGGGGCTAATGAAGACGAATTTAAATGTGATTTATGCATTTACAgcgattaaaaattgaaattcttttttattaatcttttcttttttttgtaatattaaagaGGATAATAAAGGATACCCAAACATTTTCTGTTTATTCTATTTTCTCAAAGTGTATTGAAGCTTTTAGACTCATCTTTTACAGAAATGATATTTGATAGCTATTGAAACTAACTGACTATTAGCAACAacattagttattaaaatttcatttttataggTCGTTAAAATTAAGTATCCCATATTACCCCACTTTccccgatatatatatatatatatatatatatatatatatatatatatatatatatatatatatatatatatatatatatatatatatatatatataaattaggtatg
Encoded here:
- the LOC136088249 gene encoding uncharacterized protein LOC136088249, with amino-acid sequence MNIKYRKREKTPKYTIEQQIKAKKRSRKLVNQLYNTKSLLVIDDEKYFCFAGDSMPGNSGYYTNNKKTCPERVRYIGKEKFPKKLLMWIAISDRGMSEPLFRTSKAVAINSSIYNNECLEKRLLPFIHKYDGDFNYLFWSDLASFHYSKDSQNWMDQYVYYVDKKSNPPNVPQARPIENFWGHLAQKVYEGDWQASTEQVLINRIKLKLQEIDLNFFTVAYERRQSKIEFNCRWWCFFT